TGCCCCGCCCGCTTCTCGCTGGAGTGGCAGAAGGGCGGGGTTGCCGGTCAGGAAGTTGATCACCGGCCCGTGAGCAGAAACGGTTTCAATCACTCTCTGCGTGTAAGGAAAGACGTACTTCTCGTAGTCGTCCGGCGACAGGCATCCGGCCCAGCTGTCGAACAACTGCACGGCCTGGCAGCCTTCTTCGAACTGACGGATCAGATACCGCGAGATCGAATTCGACAGCCGCGACATCACGGCGTCCCACATCGCCGGGTCGTTGTACATCATCGTTTTTGTCGCGATGTAGCTCTTGCTGCCGCCCCCTTCAATGGCGTACGAAGCGAGCGTGAAGGGAGCCCCGGCAAAGCCGAGCAGCGGAATGTCTTCGGGCAGGTCCCGTCGAATCAGCCGAATGGCGTCGTACACGAAGCCAAGATCGTCGAGCGATTCGACTTCCTTAAAGCGATCGACATCGGCAGCCGTCCGCAACGGGTTGTGAATCTTCGGCCCTTCGCCTTTTTCATACGTCAGGTCGATGCCCATCGGCACGAGCATCGGGAGGAGATCGGCGAACAGAATCGCGGCGTCGACGCCGAGCACCTGCTGAGCAGTCAACGTGACTTCGGCGGCCAGTTCCGGCGTGTGGCAAAGCTCGATGAACGTCACCTTACTGCGGACGGCCATGTACTCGGGCAGATAGCGTCCCGCCTGCCGCATGATCCAGATCGGCGTGGTGTCGACCGGTTCGCGGCGAATGGCTTTCATCATCCGGGACTGTTCGTAGGCAGGCATGAACTCTCCAGCAGCGGGCTCAATAGGTGAAGGGAGCCAGCCGCAGCCGGCAATGATGAGAGGGCGGAACTAAAATCAATCATCAACGTATGCCACTGGCTCCGCCAGTGTTTCGAACACGCCGGCTTTCTTTTCGCACTGACAGAGCCAGCGCCATCCGACGTTGTTGACGAAGAAAATCGATCCGCCCCAGATTACTTCAGGAACTTGCCGACGCGTTCGACGACTTCCGGCTTTTCGTATTCCATTTTACCGAAACCGTACTCGGCTCCGATCTGAACAGCCTTTTCCTGAGCATCCGGATAGTTCGAAACCAGCATCACCGGCGTCGTGTTGATGTCCGGATCCTGCTGGATCGACTGAATCACGTCCATGCCGTCGCTGTAGTCGGCATCGAGCTTGCGATTGACCGTGATCAGATTGAACTGTTCGGTGCGAATCCGCTTGAGAGCGTCTTCCTTGTCCGGCGA
This region of Rubinisphaera margarita genomic DNA includes:
- the hemE gene encoding uroporphyrinogen decarboxylase — its product is MPAYEQSRMMKAIRREPVDTTPIWIMRQAGRYLPEYMAVRSKVTFIELCHTPELAAEVTLTAQQVLGVDAAILFADLLPMLVPMGIDLTYEKGEGPKIHNPLRTAADVDRFKEVESLDDLGFVYDAIRLIRRDLPEDIPLLGFAGAPFTLASYAIEGGGSKSYIATKTMMYNDPAMWDAVMSRLSNSISRYLIRQFEEGCQAVQLFDSWAGCLSPDDYEKYVFPYTQRVIETVSAHGPVINFLTGNPALLPLQREAGGAVMGVDWRVDLRKAWAVLGHDVAIQGNLDPVTLFADIPTIRERAAAVLEKANGQPGHIFNLGHGVMPDMKPENVKALVEIVHELGAR